ACTGCACTGCTGATAATGGTGCATGATGGTTAATGAGCATGACCAGATATGAGTAGTTAAGGTCTTGTGGCGCTATTAAATTGTTGGTGCGTAAGGGCACACAAACTTCGTATgccctttaaagaaaaaaaacgccGACGTTGTATAGGAAATACAAGTGTGATATGTTTGTTTATAGGAGAAACTTAAACATCTTTGTCTTTACAAAATTAGGCCACATTATTTGCAAAAATATGTTAATGGAAACACTAACTTTATTGCAGTTTTGACCCACAtctaaaaatctaaaaaatcatTCGTTCTATCTTTCCACATCAAAAACTCCTAAGTAAGTGAGAAATTTAACAAATTACTTTCAGTATAAGCAgtgtcattttaaaaataaatcaacaaattACTTTCAGTATAAGCAGTGTcattttagaaataaatcaaCAAATTACTTTCAGTATAAGCAGTGTcatttttagaaataaatttCGCCCCTTTCCGCGTTATCGTGCTgttgataaatatatattttttcaagattttttgaACTGACTAATGCTCATCTTGGTTTATTTCTCTCATAtctgtaatgatttttttctcagtATGTTcctaattttattattttgttatttcattcaaattaattttactCGTATCACATATTTTCTAATTCACTGTATTTTAATTATCCATTATTCTATACTTAAACTTTATTTGTGTTCATAATtccttatttcattcatttaatatGTTGTACTCCAAGGATTTTGGTattttttgttagaaatgttTTGACAACGCAAAATATATAATAAGCAGATGAAGAGGAAATTAAACAAACTGGGCGACTTTAATGAGAATTAGAATAAGTAGATATAAGACCAAGTGTAGTTTAGAACAAACGCTATTTAGAAATTGATAGTATAGACCAAATTAGTTAAAGCCTATATATATAAAGACTTTCTGAGAAGTGGACCAACTAATTTACTTATACTACGTGAATATAAACCGTGATGACTACGTTTAGCTTCTGTACAATTTCTCTCCCAGTTGCAgtatatcaaaattataatatctcGAACAATTTcgaaattattttgatgtattATTTAGTTACATTTTAAAAAGGTTCAACCAATTTTAGGTTAAAAGGCGAACATGCCTCTTGGGTTAAATGCTGTGCAAATTTTAGGCAATGTGGAAACGTTACCCATGACACGTGCTTTGTACGCCCCCCGTCCCTAAAAAAGTATGCATTTGCCCCTTTCAACCCAGAATTTGATAAGTTTTAGTCAACCCTTATTAGAGAGTAAGCAAAGTTAGAGTAAAGCAAATAATTCAGGATAAGGATCATTGAAAAcgtcttatttttgttcttcaCTCCGTAGATCATGAAGACCTCAATTTTGCTTCTCCTTTGCATGTTCGCCTGCATGGTAGCGGTGCAAACAGTATATGGTGAGTTGATTCTTCCACACTCTCATAGATTTTTAACCAACACCAATGATGGTTAAATATGAACTTGCCAAATGTTGGTTAAAAATCCCAACTCATAATTGGAGTTGGAGGGTCCATATTTGAACCATCTTAGCCAATGGTTGGTTTACCAATTTTCAGAGAGTGCACAATAGTTTCTTTGTTTGAATATAATTCTATAGGCCTACACAACCTGGGGTCCCTTCATAATATTTGGTATGatgacaaatttacaataatatttataagCTCCTGAAATCCtccaatctgattggctgatagtaatattttaaaataaaaattctgcattttattataacaagtctttatggtTATTATAAATTGATCGGTTACTGTTTAAAGGAAAAGCTATACTGGAAATgatatgatgatatttttatcagttaaataaatatgtattcatTGCAGATTTGAATTGCCCAATACTTGCATTAGGTTGTATGAGATACTATTCCAGAGAACCGGCGCTGCGTGCgcaaatttaaacaaaattgttcactttttaatatcTATCATTATGTcatattttgcaattttcaaaTTCGTATTCATGTCACAAGAACGGATACTACGAGCGGAAACGTGACTCGAAGACTCGCCAAGAACCACATACAAACGGGAGTATGTCAACTTTGCGAGATACATTTTGAATGTCGTCTAGGCGAGATCATGTATCTTGCATATAATATATCTTGCCAATTTGACATGCACTTTTTCTTATGTCGACTTGATAAATATAatatctcgccaagttgacatataacttttcatatttcgacatggcgagataacgtatctgGCCAAGTCGACATACAAAAAAGTGAATGTCAACTTAGCTACATACGTATATCTGGCCTAGTCGACATACAACTATTTGTATGTCGACTTGGCCAAATAATGTGTCTAGCCAAGTTTACATACAACTATTTGtatgtcgacttggcgagataacgtatctaGCCATGTTGACATAATAACGTCATTACGTCGAATTGGCGAGATAAATTATCTCGCCATCTCtacaagtcgatggcactttaaagcttTCGTAAAAAGAAAAGTCCACCCAATAACAAGttgattttttattaaacaaatCTGAAAATCACATGGCTAACAATACATAATACAACACTAACAATTTCGCGATTATTGTATAGTTATGTAAATAAGTTAAAGTATAGTTATGTTtgtcttcattaaaaaaacagttatgcacatcacGGGCGATTTGCAAATGAGGGACccatgacatcactcactcatttCCTTTCCGTTGTATCTTAACATGGTAAATTGACTTGCTGGGAATTTCAAACATTATTCGATCAATAGcttctttattaaaatatcttctAAAAAGATGTGATATTTCACATGGGAAAAGAGCACAGCaatagtgagtgtgtgacatTATCTAATCTCTCACGTTGGTAACAGTCACGTCGAGAATAACCATTTTTTAGTGTTATACCCAGATTCATTCAACTCAACTTGTTACTAAAGTGGACTTGACATTGAAAATGTATTCGTACTTTGACTATATATAAGATCTACTAATGTCCCTCTTTTTCTCATTCTCAAGCTGATGACGATAGTGAAGAAACTGGAGGTGCTGAAGACACTGGAGGTGCTCAAGAACTCACTGATGGCGAAACTGATACGGATGTTGATGCCGACACTGATACGGATACCGACACCGATACTGACGTCGACGCTGATGCCGACGCCGATGCTGATACTGGGGACGCTGCTGACCCAGCCGACACAGACCCATAGACTCTGAAAAAAATGGAGAGATTACCGCTCATCCATccaacgagagagagagagagaggggggggggggagagtgagagaggagggaggggggggggcagatggCTAAAGTTATTCGTTTCTTTCGTTGATTTATTACCAAGCTCCTTGGTAATTGTCGGTCATGCATgtgaaaaaagaaaaccaccCAACTTTGTGCACAATTACATTTTGTGTTATAACTGAataaatttgccccccccccctcggggtTGGGGCTATCATTCTTCGGTGACTATTTTGAGACGTCGAAGTCCCATtccatttgttttaatttcaagtTATCATAATTTGATAGTCCTTTTTCAACTGAAATAAAGCAACTCTGTATATAAGAAACAATGTATTCTTGTGTTAgtaccttttcattttttttgtatcaatTTGGTTCATATAATATGAATATAAGAACATCCTAAGATACATAATATGATGGGTCCATCCATGTTAAACTGTTTGAGCAAGAGATTAACTGTTGGTCAAACATGTTCTTGTGTCGTTCTTATACCATGTATATTCATATACTCATGTATGAATGATGACTAAAACGGGCATCGTCAGTGTTCCTGAGTGTCATAGGATATGCCAAGCGGGGCAATCTATTGCAAAAAAACCACGTGAATTACCATGTGGTATTCAATCTTCTTGTAATAATTGCATTCAAATTTCAGCATAAATTAGCTCCTTTTTATACTGACAACAGCTTCTCAACGTCCTGATGAGAATCATCCGATGAGGCAGCAGCAACCTTCAGGTTTCCAGAAAGTTGTTCGTCCTCCTAATGTACGCATGTGTGCAATATAGTGAGTTTTTGCACCGCGATATACGGAGGGTTCAAGAACATAGCTGATAAAGGAAAAGTggaaagtctttgtcgaaaattggtgaaccggaaaaGAAGTTTcgtccttaaaggagaatgaaacctttagaacaagatagcttgtgtgaaaacagaaaaatcaaagaaaccgatcgacgaaagtttgagaaaaattggacaaattatGAGAAAgctatgagcatttgaatattgcgatcactaatgctatggagatcctcacattggcaatgcgacaaagatgtgtgatgtcacctgTGAACAACtcccctcattactttagtatacaTTTCACTTaatttgcctcttttatcacatttatcagtagatcatgtgttctttccataggagggcatgtaatacagatttttaaagaatacatcatggataaagagtttgtatcaccatacgaaaaagcaaaaagagacattttgggggtattttatagtccatcaaagggaaagttgttcacatgtgacatcacacatccttgtcgcattgccaatagaaGGATCTCCAttgcattagtgattgcaatattcaaatgctcataactttctaattttttgtccgatttttctcaaacttttgtttgtttctttgatttttctgtttcgacaaaagcctacttatttcaaaggtttcattcccctttaagtttcggagctgatgaaaaattgcaaataatgtcgtttgtccagagtcaaggacTAAACTGCTGTCTTGATTCACCAATTCTCGACAAAGACTCCTTGGTTTCTCTTTGTCATGAAGGACAtctgacaatacattttctctgTTCTTAAAATCCCCTGTATGTCGACGTGTGAAAATGTCTTAATACCATAGCCTATGTACAAAGAGGGTTCCGATATATGATTTGATGATATCAAAAAATGTTCTTTTCTTACTTGATCAATTCAAGTCTATGTTTAAGTGTTACCTTTTCCaaagataaatcaaaattttcgtTGTTAATGACGCATTGTAGGTACTTCCTAGTCTCAATTTATCATAATGATAGGATCAAATGATAGTTCCCTTCTTTCTCACTTATCATAGCATGATTTCAGAGCGTTAAGAAACTTAACTTACGCTATAAGAACTGAGTATTATAATCATTGTTATAACAATGTTTCTTTTTGCGGTTCATGTGGCTAAAGAAATGGTTGACACAAAAGTGCTTGCTTGGTTATGGggaatagtccaggataggcccaaTAGAAAATTGactaaaccttgtttttttcatatatacaatattttttgatggtttcttgtcaattcgagggtgctgataacgattctgaatgatgccactcgtgtaaccttgagcattttccgcaaattggcaaaaatcgaatatggccgccaaaatatgtgaattacccatgaaaatcaataaaatgcatgaaatcttgtggcaggagtgaaatactctctgaaaaaatattttttgacaaaatatttattttctggataggcctattcaaaatggccgccataggcctctgtatactctattatgtacaacatgaatagggaaaacaaattttcacaaaaatgagcactaaactgcaagaaATCGTGATATATGAACGAAGTACAATATGCAAATCACCATTtgtaacgagatatatcatttattatgtcatgtatgggagaattgctcatttttgtgaaaattagtatTCCCTATTCTTATTGTACATAATGAGAATAAaggggcctatggcggccattttgaatatccagaaaataaatattttgtcaaaaactactcctgccacacaattttatgcattttattgccaatgtgcgggcaattttatgattttcattggtaatttgcatattttggcggccatattggattttgccaatttgcggaaaatgctcaaggttacacgagtggcatcattcagattcgtaatcagcaccctcgaattgacaagaaaccatcaaaaaatattgtatatatgaaaaaacaaggttatgcctcatCTATCCTGGACTAGAAGGATTCAAGGATGGTCCGGTTATAGAATATGAAGGaatatatttgcattatttagACTAAGAATACAAATGCATTAACATATTAAATAACCAGAGGGTGCGCTtggccccaccccccccccccccaatttttcacgaccgagaagaaaatagaaaggggaagaaaagaaagagagaagggtgaaatatgatacaatttttttaatattatgtcaaaatctatcacataattggatttttgtcataaaaatatatacatttttgcttgcacctttttataaattttgcccgatacgccacatctcgccccctcaaaattgttagctcattacgccactgtaaaTAGCCATTACTTGTCCATTGTGCATGTGGAATTCTGAGAGCATTCATTTTAAATCCATTCCGAACGTTTACTCTTGTCCAAAACTTTCAAAGAGTATTCGAAGAGGAATCAATCATtgaaattatcatgattattcatgATACATTATACGTCAATTAATATAAATCCATCTAAACACACACATTCGAGACAGGATTTGGCTTATTCCGCTTATCTCTCCACTCGTCTTTTTACCACTATCCTTCCATCTCTTTCGAATCGTTCttctatatattattttttattttccttcttgtATTTAACTTGACTTGAACTATTTTCTCATGATCAACTTCCTTCCAATGGATATTATTCATGTTCGTGTATGTAAATACGTTTGTACGGAAGGTTCAATTTGCTCACACATCAAAAGCCAGCGGGTCAAAGTATTTTTACACCAGGATGTGCAACGAAGGGCACCTAAGTGCCGCGCGATCAGTATTCACGAAAAAACATTCGATTTCGTTATCATGAACATTAACCTTGCTGAAATCATGGTCCCTTGACAAACTATATGGCCATTACTGAGTCCAGAAGTCGACGGGTTAAGTCGTTCGTCTATAACTTAACGCTATATTTGCGTTGTCTGTAGGCCAACTTCAAAAAACCTATACTACCTGTCTTTTTTCATTTCGCAGCTGGATAGCCAATATTCATACAATCGGCCAACTGCTCCTAACTTTCTTGATATCCTTGCTCAAATTAACAATTTAACACTCCGCTAAACAGCATCCACGTGCTTATATAAGATGTAGATCATCATGGATGAAGCTTTAAGGTGACAGCATTTGGATTTTACGTCAGTGCAGAGAGCAAATGGTTACAACAATTCGTTACAGGAAAAACAAAACCCAGATGATTATTACCAGGAGTAAATTCATTTTGCCGAATATTGCAAGGATGGCGTGTTACTTGGAAATTGTGATTATCTTGCTGCTAATGAGCATCCGTGCGGAAGGAAATGGGAAAACTTGCAATGTGGCTGaaatttggggaagaaaatGTTCTATTGGAAATGATATCAAAATCAATCGTTCTTCTTCAGGAAGTCACGCATGCCAAGTGTGTGAGTTTTCAAGCAAAGGTACTTGGCCAAGACGACCACTTTCTGTTGGCATGACGGGGTTCGAAAAAGCAAGGAAGGATACGACGGTTAGGTTTTTGAGCAAGAAGGGTCAACCTTGTGGTAGACAAGATGAAGAAATGGAGCATCGTGGAGGACACCAACTAGTGTTGGATAGGCAAGGTCAAGATAGTAATGTCAACAAGGCGAACACTTACACCCATCATGGTGCGGATTTGCCGCTCTTGTCGAGTATAAGGACAGCATCTGGACACTACATACTTAAAAACCCTTCAACATCTGCAGGATTCTCTCATGGTCCTATCCAACGCTCCTTTCTGGGACGCATCCCATATTGCAATGTGGCGCATCTGCGTTCTTCGTCGGGGGCTTGTTCAGGCATGATGATCTCACCACGTCACATCTTGACAGCAGCCCACTGCGTTCACGATGGGTTTCGCTTTCACACTCGGTTGAAGAAAATGCGCGTCAGTGTTCCGAGTGGCACCAGCTTTGAAAGTCGACGCGTTTCAAACGCGAATGTACCACGTCGTTGGCTGACGAATAAGGGTAGACAGGACGCTGCGGCAGCACGACGCTCCGATTCCGAACGCGCGGTTTACGATTTTGCTGTTGTTGAGTTGCATCATGATATCAAAAGCATGGCAGGCTGTCCGAGAAATGGAACAGGTTCTATGATAACCAATTCCGCCGGTGGATACAAAGAGCCATTCAGAGTAGTGACGACAGGGTCGAGAAGAAAAATCGGATTCGTAAGTTTTCCCGCCATCGGGGAACTGATGTGGCAAACAGTCTGCTCAACTTTGGACCAATCTCGGACGTCCGTTCGAAGCGGACTGCTCGCTACAGACTGTCCATCCTTAAAAGGAAGCTCGGGAGCTGTGGTCTTCGCGCAGCCTGAAGCTATGTCCACATCAGAAGATCCTATGTCATCGTCGTTGCAGGATCTCATTGGATTAGTCTCACATAAGGTTGATCTGTGGAAGAATCGTTCGTACACGGTGATAACAATATTAACTCGGAGTAAGAAACGACTCGTCTGCGCCATGACTGATTCCAGCGTCAACATTTTCTGTTCAAATGCTTTGCCAAATAAGCATCGATTTATATCCTATTTTCCAAAGAGGACTTCTTGGAAACACGTCATGATTGATCTTCAAAATACTACTAATCTCATAAATCTCCAGAGACAACCTGAAATTTAACTATAATTACGTTTGTATTAAGATCCAAGAGCTTAAGGGTATCTAAAACTGGAGTCAATTTGATTTCTGAAGCCTGGTAGCATTTCGGGTTTTACTACAGGCAGTCTTCCATCCATTCCAGTAAGGATCCATGGTTATCGTATGTCAACAAGGTTTTACCTATAAATTAATTGTTTTGGAATATCAAACAAGGTTGAAAATATTAATCTAATCAAAATGCTGAATTTATGCCTACGAATTCAACTTCCGTTATTTTGCTGTAAGATTGCACAATTCGTCACTCGTCTATGACGTTTCCGTAGTTTTATGGATGCCACTTAAATGtgcatttgaatttttaaaaaaatctgaaaatcatCAGAACATGTAGAATGGCCACTTTCCTAAATGAAAAAGGTGTTGTCTATGGCCAAAAATAtgctgaaaaaaatatgatatcagACTTTAGTCTGAAAATGGCATCCCTGTAGTCTTGACTCTGAGCTGATCAAAAAATTATTGACCGAAATTGCGGGAATTCGTTGTCTTTTAGAAATCAGTAGGTATTTAAATGGataaatgtttaatattttacaCAAATATTGAACATTCGTATCAGATGATACCAGCAGATATTaaaagatatcaaatattttgcacaaaacttgaaaaaattaaTGACTCCATTATTCCCCGAAGGATTTTCACAAAACCTTCAACAATGtatccatgggcggaaatctgtccccaaaggtaggggggaccaggggctggaaaatttgacaggcaaaaaaaagaGGTTAGCAccaaaaatgtaaggtcattttaaccCCAAAAAGatgacaagcaaataaaaaggaaaaaaaaaaatcaccaaaaatgtaaggtcatttagccgaaaatacatgtattatttcgattgtgaatgtatttttctccatcataacagaccaaaaatagtagggggacatttgatattgtgtcccccctactatttttggtaggcgggacacgtcccccctgggatttccaccCATGAATGTATCTCAATTATTGTTCTTTCATTAAAATGGATTttatgtcagggtgaacttcccctttaaggccAGTGCACATCTTAATGTTGTATGTCCCGATTCCAGAAGAAATGGAATAATATTCAGAGAATGATCTTACTTAAGATTcagataattattataatactcatttcaaaatttctagTTGCAAGCATTCCAGTAATGTTCCAGTAATGGACAACTGTGATAAACTTTGTACGATTGATTTGACGTCAATACGATTCTGCATTCAATTCGCGTTATACCTATACAAATGATTTAACCATTGAAATTCATTCAAGTAAGGATTCATATGAAGATTAACAACTTTTACTAATTTTTTCCACGATTTTAATCTTCACAcgattgtttttatattcaatttccaATTCGGGTCGTATACAAAAACACAAGGTAAATTGATATATCAATTCAGTCTTATagttggtccaatcatcacttggtctaataataACTTTGTCTATTGTCATGTAATCTCATGCTCTGATTTCCACCTCATGAACTTCATTGTTACGTACATTTTAAATTGATAACTTGTTTCATGTGCAGTTCATCTAATCATAAAAGGCtaagtggtattagaccaagtggatattagacaagACAGGTATATCTAtaaactggaaattagacagaTTGGCAAATGAGCTAAAAGGCACTTAGACCGAATGGCTAGTAGACAAACTGGTAATAGACCAACTGGGATAAGACCAAGTGGGATCCAGAGACCAAACACAAAGTAGAGTGCTTATAGACCATGTGGCAATTAACAGCCTACACCCATCTGAGCATTTCAATGACACATTTTgcaaataatatgaataattgTGCTTTCACATGACATCTATGAAATCACActtacaagccaaaaaaaaatccataagaCATTTGAAATAAGTCATTATTTCCAATTTATTTCTTAGATACTTCATATACAAAACATTAGTATGCATATCagatttgtaataataatttacaattaTATAAGCTGCCATAGTATTTCTAAGTAAATAAGCCAGAAATATATTCATACTCATATATGAGCTACAAAACAGTGAATTTAATCAAAGCTGTCAGAGAACAGTGCTAAATTTAATAATGAGTTAAATAGCTCAGACATTCTTGAATATAAAAGTTTGACAAGAATACTATTCTTGTTATGCATGAAGCTAATTGCTAATGAAAGTAATAATATGGTGCAGATACAATTTATCAAAGTAAAGAAATAAACcatatcaatattatttgatAACATCACATTAGATTAGAATGCTCAGACATATATATGTGAATGACAACTTTCTACATGAGAACATACCAGATAGCTTTAATCTGTGATACAATTacccaaaacaaaattattgcaCATACATAAATAGATTACACAAATTTGCTCTGGGAACGTTTCTCCCCTTGGAAGGTCTGTGGCATACTTGgccaaaaatgaaaaacatacaACCTCACATTACTTAGGAGTTGGAATGAAAACAGGTACCACAACCCTAGTTTTCAAACTCTTAGACAAATGGGAGCAATTGTCTAGTTATCCCAAAATCTATTTCATTAActcaaatttaaaaatcatcataCCATTCTCAGTGTAGTATGTGATGCCAATCTTGAATAAAAGATGCTCAACTTGAGCGTATCACTACACACTCTAAATTGGCAATTCGATAAACATACcaaaatcacaatattaaaggtcaagtccaccccaggaaaatgctgacttgaagaaatagagaaaaatcaaactagcatagtgctgaaaatttcatcaaaatcggatgtaaaatatgcaagttatgacattttaaagtttcacttatttttcacaaaacagtgatatgcacaactaggtgactcagtcgatgatgtccttcactcactatt
This genomic interval from Lytechinus pictus isolate F3 Inbred chromosome 3, Lp3.0, whole genome shotgun sequence contains the following:
- the LOC135153567 gene encoding uncharacterized protein LOC135153567 — protein: MVTTIRYRKNKTQMIITRSKFILPNIARMACYLEIVIILLLMSIRAEGNGKTCNVAEIWGRKCSIGNDIKINRSSSGSHACQVCEFSSKGTWPRRPLSVGMTGFEKARKDTTVRFLSKKGQPCGRQDEEMEHRGGHQLVLDRQGQDSNVNKANTYTHHGADLPLLSSIRTASGHYILKNPSTSAGFSHGPIQRSFLGRIPYCNVAHLRSSSGACSGMMISPRHILTAAHCVHDGFRFHTRLKKMRVSVPSGTSFESRRVSNANVPRRWLTNKGRQDAAAARRSDSERAVYDFAVVELHHDIKSMAGCPRNGTGSMITNSAGGYKEPFRVVTTGSRRKIGFVSFPAIGELMWQTVCSTLDQSRTSVRSGLLATDCPSLKGSSGAVVFAQPEAMSTSEDPMSSSLQDLIGLVSHKVDLWKNRSYTVITILTRSKKRLVCAMTDSSVNIFCSNALPNKHRFISYFPKRTSWKHVMIDLQNTTNLINLQRQPEI